From a single Calothrix sp. NIES-2098 genomic region:
- a CDS encoding NLP/P60 protein — MLSNQKSIIQNLSAAEYNCLADLNLYDSPECTRLATQAASGRHLRVTSNYQDAAVEVYLCEDDYPGWVSLADVGLLQRATLPYRATILSESEIKKLLPEAIAFTHKAMQQSNYYLWGGTVGPNYDCSGLMQAAFVSVGIWLPRDAYQQEAFTQPITIAELEPGDLIFFGTPQKATHVGLYLGDGCYIHSSGKDKGRNGIGIDRLSEQGDEVSRSYYQQLRGAGRVIKSYEPQRR, encoded by the coding sequence ATGCTCTCTAATCAAAAATCCATCATCCAAAATCTCTCAGCGGCTGAGTACAATTGTCTCGCTGACCTCAACTTATATGATTCTCCTGAATGTACGCGCCTGGCAACTCAAGCCGCTTCTGGGCGACATCTGCGGGTAACATCAAATTATCAAGATGCAGCTGTTGAGGTGTATTTATGTGAAGATGACTATCCAGGGTGGGTGTCTCTTGCTGATGTGGGTTTATTACAAAGAGCTACTTTACCCTATCGGGCGACAATATTGTCTGAATCTGAGATTAAAAAACTGCTACCAGAGGCGATCGCTTTTACGCACAAAGCAATGCAACAATCAAATTATTACCTTTGGGGCGGTACTGTCGGGCCAAATTACGATTGTTCTGGGTTGATGCAAGCCGCTTTTGTGTCTGTGGGTATTTGGCTACCTAGAGATGCTTATCAACAGGAAGCTTTTACGCAACCAATTACTATTGCAGAATTAGAACCAGGAGATTTGATATTTTTTGGCACTCCTCAAAAAGCAACTCATGTCGGACTTTATTTGGGAGATGGTTGCTATATCCATAGTTCGGGGAAAGATAAGGGACGAAATGGAATTGGAATTGACCGACTATCGGAACAGGGAGATGAGGTGAGTCGGTCATATTATCAGCAGCTGCGCGGTGCTGGCAGAGTTATCAAGAGTTACGAACCACAGAGACGCTGA
- a CDS encoding dolichol-phosphate mannosyltransferase, with translation MRSGLVSDRTSSENGAILAIVPDISVVVPVRDEVESLPLLLEAIASCLIEHQLTYEIICVDDGSTDGSADFLKQQAQIRNDLKAVILRRNYGQTAAMAAGFNYAVGKVIVTLDADLQNDPADIPILLIKLEEGYDLVSGWRHKRQDAALSRLLPSKIANWLIGNITGVKLHDYGCSLKAYRAEVLADMNLYGELHRFLPALAYIEGARITEIPVRHHPRRFGRSKYGLSRTFRVMMDLLTISFMKKFLTKPMHVFGLLGLLSMVIGAGIGIYLTFIKLVWGEMIGNRPLLILAVLLLVTGVQLFCFGLLAELLMRTYHESQGRPIYRVREVVAKNIN, from the coding sequence ATGAGGAGTGGGTTGGTTTCAGACAGAACAAGTAGCGAAAATGGGGCGATTTTGGCAATTGTCCCAGATATTTCGGTGGTGGTGCCGGTGCGTGATGAAGTGGAAAGTTTGCCTTTATTATTAGAGGCGATCGCTTCTTGCTTGATTGAGCATCAGTTAACCTATGAAATTATTTGTGTAGATGATGGTTCAACTGATGGTTCGGCGGATTTTCTCAAGCAACAAGCACAAATCCGCAATGATTTAAAAGCGGTGATTCTGCGGCGTAACTACGGTCAAACTGCGGCAATGGCGGCGGGTTTTAATTATGCTGTGGGTAAGGTTATTGTCACGTTAGATGCGGATTTGCAAAACGACCCAGCTGATATCCCGATACTGTTAATTAAGTTGGAGGAAGGCTACGATTTGGTCAGTGGTTGGCGACACAAACGCCAAGACGCAGCTTTGTCGCGGTTACTTCCCTCGAAAATTGCCAACTGGCTGATTGGTAATATCACCGGAGTGAAGTTACATGATTATGGCTGTTCTCTCAAAGCCTATCGTGCCGAAGTTTTGGCAGATATGAATCTGTACGGAGAACTGCATCGTTTTTTACCAGCCCTAGCTTACATTGAAGGTGCAAGAATTACAGAAATCCCTGTGCGCCACCATCCCCGGCGTTTTGGTCGCAGTAAGTACGGGTTATCACGTACTTTCCGGGTAATGATGGATTTATTAACTATTTCCTTTATGAAGAAGTTTCTCACCAAACCCATGCACGTTTTTGGGCTATTGGGCTTACTCTCAATGGTGATAGGGGCAGGTATTGGAATTTACTTGACTTTTATCAAATTGGTTTGGGGTGAAATGATTGGCAATCGCCCATTGTTGATTTTAGCGGTTTTGCTCTTGGTGACAGGGGTACAGTTGTTTTGCTTTGGTCTTCTGGCAGAGTTGTTGATGCGTACCTACCATGAATCTCAAGGTAGACCAATCTATCGGGTGCGGGAAGTGGTAGCAAAAAATATTAACTAA
- a CDS encoding major facilitator superfamily protein, producing the protein MKVLNNLDSQLRRNLLALFTAGLLFWSSLAALLPTLPLYMEDLGATKQQIGIVLGSFAIGMLLFRSVFGRLADRRGRKIVLLIGMLVNAIAPLGYIVVQSIPGLMAVRAFHGLSIAAFTTGYLALVADLSPEKNRGEIMGYMSLVTPIGAAIGPALGGYLQAASGYTLLFLLSVSLSVVGLLCLVPIVNPPIHKQQQFDSNNDKFWRLLFSPRIRVLASIMLMIGLVFGALHTFVPLYIKAARVNLNAGLFYTVGALASFSVRFFTGKASDRYGRGLFITLSLVIYAVSMILLWKASSANIFLIAGVLEGAGSGILMPMISTVVADRALPQERGRVFSLCIMGLDVGIAIASPVFGSVAEQVGYPNMFGFCAGLTAIALLIFLTQSNKNLSGSLRFALGRGKDAYSLNQS; encoded by the coding sequence TTGAAAGTCCTTAATAATCTTGACTCTCAGTTACGACGTAACCTGCTGGCGTTATTTACAGCAGGTTTATTATTCTGGTCTAGTTTGGCTGCGTTATTACCAACGCTACCACTCTATATGGAAGATTTAGGTGCAACCAAGCAACAAATTGGCATTGTACTGGGTAGTTTTGCCATTGGGATGTTGCTATTTCGCTCTGTATTTGGCAGGTTAGCAGATCGACGGGGGCGGAAAATAGTCTTACTAATTGGGATGCTAGTCAATGCGATCGCACCCCTTGGTTACATAGTAGTGCAATCAATTCCTGGGTTGATGGCAGTGCGGGCTTTTCATGGGTTAAGTATCGCGGCTTTTACTACAGGTTACTTAGCACTGGTAGCAGATTTATCACCAGAAAAAAATCGCGGTGAGATCATGGGTTACATGAGTCTGGTGACACCGATTGGTGCAGCTATTGGCCCGGCTTTAGGAGGGTATTTACAAGCAGCGAGTGGTTATACGCTGTTATTTTTGTTGTCTGTGAGTTTGTCTGTGGTTGGATTATTATGTCTTGTACCAATTGTCAATCCCCCAATCCACAAACAGCAACAGTTTGACAGCAATAATGACAAATTTTGGCGACTTTTATTTAGTCCGAGGATAAGAGTTTTAGCAAGCATCATGCTGATGATTGGTTTGGTTTTTGGGGCTTTGCACACCTTTGTACCTTTATATATCAAGGCAGCTAGAGTAAATTTAAACGCAGGTTTGTTTTATACAGTTGGCGCACTTGCAAGTTTTAGCGTGCGATTTTTTACTGGCAAAGCTAGCGATCGCTATGGTAGAGGTTTATTTATTACTTTGAGTCTGGTTATTTATGCTGTGTCCATGATTTTGCTATGGAAAGCTAGCAGCGCCAATATATTCTTAATAGCAGGAGTTTTAGAGGGTGCTGGTTCTGGTATCCTGATGCCGATGATTTCTACTGTGGTTGCAGATCGGGCACTACCACAAGAAAGGGGAAGGGTATTTTCTCTCTGTATTATGGGGTTAGATGTGGGAATTGCGATCGCTAGTCCTGTTTTCGGTTCAGTCGCCGAACAAGTTGGCTACCCCAATATGTTTGGTTTTTGCGCTGGTTTAACTGCGATCGCATTGCTAATTTTCCTTACCCAGTCCAACAAAAACCTCTCCGGTTCCCTGCGCTTTGCTTTGGGCCGTGGCAAAGATGCTTATTCCCTCAATCAATCTTGA
- the moaC gene encoding molybdenum cofactor biosynthesis protein C, whose product MMQEDFSSNSANLTHLDRQGQAQMVDVSEKVPTVRQAVAVAQVRMLPETFAAIQAGNAPKGDVLGTARIAGIMAAKQTANLIPLCHPLPLQKVEVEAIADAELPGYKIYATVKTKAETGVEMEALTAVSVAALTLYDMAKALEKSIQIESIRLISKTGGKSGDYSPPAV is encoded by the coding sequence ATGATGCAAGAAGATTTTTCATCTAATTCTGCCAACTTAACCCATCTCGATCGCCAAGGGCAGGCACAGATGGTAGATGTGTCAGAAAAAGTGCCGACAGTTCGCCAAGCTGTAGCTGTTGCCCAGGTGCGAATGCTGCCAGAAACTTTTGCTGCTATCCAAGCTGGGAATGCTCCCAAAGGGGATGTGTTAGGAACTGCGAGGATAGCTGGAATTATGGCAGCTAAACAGACAGCTAATTTAATTCCTTTGTGTCATCCCTTGCCATTGCAGAAAGTCGAAGTCGAAGCGATCGCTGATGCTGAACTTCCAGGCTATAAAATTTATGCCACCGTGAAAACTAAAGCTGAAACTGGGGTAGAAATGGAAGCTTTAACTGCTGTTTCTGTTGCGGCTTTAACTTTATACGATATGGCGAAGGCTTTAGAGAAATCGATTCAAATTGAATCTATTCGGTTAATTAGCAAAACTGGCGGAAAATCAGGAGATTATTCCCCGCCAGCAGTTTAA
- a CDS encoding Ig domain protein group 1 domain protein, whose translation MITNRRLLINKIYCWSKNWFLVLLIFSAFLITLQPSAQAQDLLAANQLNNPIVIENQKAGTTDWELSNPATKREIEGYASLTSVNRGNEIKLFVNTREPNYTIEIFRMGWYGGAGGRQIVSAIPRVGVKQPAPIVDEVTGLIECNWKDPYILKITDNPNDPTQWLSGIYLAKLTASKSGKQSYIIFVVRDDSRYSDILYQLSVTTYQAYNNWGGMSLYRRNSRGKQAYKVSFNRPYAASPKLNAAYGVGAGEFLTNVQIKNNTLSAGWEYNMVRWLERSGYDVSYITDIDTHENPLDRYTTKPILWLHKAFLSVGHDEYWSAKMRQNVETAKDYGVSLGFFSANTCYWQIRFEPSFVTKEINRTMVAYKENAALDPFARDKDPTNDYLITTRWRSKPVNRPEESLIGVMYETYPVNADIVVNETAPDWLLAGTQLDINQHTATVKSDRQTPVEEMRLRGLLGYEADRIFGYGPANTIRVAHSPYAYKGGKRHSDMTIYSTDAKGIVFATGSMQWSWGLDDYNAPQLRPSVLSADAQTITHNILDRMIKGSR comes from the coding sequence ATGATTACTAATAGAAGATTACTAATAAATAAAATTTATTGCTGGAGCAAAAACTGGTTTCTTGTATTACTAATTTTCAGTGCATTTCTAATAACTTTACAACCATCTGCCCAAGCTCAAGATTTACTAGCAGCTAATCAGTTAAACAATCCCATCGTAATTGAAAATCAGAAAGCTGGTACTACTGATTGGGAATTAAGCAATCCAGCTACTAAGAGAGAAATTGAAGGTTATGCATCTCTGACTAGCGTTAATCGTGGTAATGAAATTAAGTTATTTGTTAATACAAGAGAACCTAATTACACAATAGAAATCTTTCGTATGGGTTGGTATGGCGGTGCAGGAGGTAGACAAATCGTTTCTGCTATTCCTAGAGTAGGAGTCAAGCAACCAGCGCCAATTGTAGATGAAGTAACTGGTCTGATTGAATGTAATTGGAAAGATCCTTACATTCTCAAAATTACTGATAACCCCAACGACCCAACCCAATGGCTTAGTGGTATTTATTTAGCAAAACTTACTGCAAGCAAAAGTGGCAAGCAAAGTTATATCATTTTTGTAGTCCGTGATGATAGCCGTTATTCTGATATTCTTTATCAATTAAGCGTCACCACTTATCAAGCCTATAACAATTGGGGTGGGATGTCTTTGTACCGTCGCAATAGTCGCGGTAAACAGGCTTATAAAGTATCTTTCAATCGTCCTTATGCTGCTAGCCCCAAATTAAATGCAGCCTATGGAGTAGGTGCAGGAGAATTTTTAACCAATGTCCAAATAAAAAATAATACTCTTAGCGCTGGCTGGGAATACAACATGGTCAGGTGGTTAGAGCGCTCTGGCTATGATGTCAGTTACATTACTGATATTGATACACATGAAAATCCCTTAGATCGATATACAACTAAACCCATACTTTGGTTGCACAAAGCATTTCTTTCTGTAGGACATGATGAATATTGGTCAGCAAAAATGCGGCAAAACGTAGAAACAGCCAAAGATTATGGTGTCAGTCTTGGCTTTTTTTCAGCCAACACTTGCTATTGGCAAATTCGCTTTGAACCTAGCTTCGTTACCAAAGAAATTAACCGTACTATGGTTGCTTATAAAGAAAATGCAGCCTTAGATCCGTTTGCTAGAGACAAAGATCCCACGAATGATTACTTAATCACAACTCGTTGGCGAAGCAAACCAGTAAATCGCCCAGAAGAATCTTTAATAGGAGTAATGTATGAAACTTACCCCGTTAATGCTGACATTGTTGTCAATGAAACAGCACCAGATTGGTTACTTGCTGGAACACAATTAGATATAAATCAACATACTGCAACTGTAAAGTCAGATCGCCAAACACCTGTTGAGGAAATGCGCTTGAGAGGACTTTTAGGTTATGAAGCTGACCGGATATTTGGTTATGGCCCAGCTAATACGATTCGCGTTGCCCATTCACCTTATGCTTATAAAGGTGGTAAAAGACATTCAGACATGACTATTTACAGCACAGATGCCAAAGGTATAGTGTTTGCCACTGGTTCCATGCAATGGAGCTGGGGACTTGATGATTACAATGCACCACAACTACGCCCTTCTGTGTTAAGTGCTGATGCACAGACTATTACACATAATATTCTCGACCGGATGATTAAAGGAAGTAGATAA